One Sphingobacteruim zhuxiongii DNA window includes the following coding sequences:
- a CDS encoding TIGR01777 family oxidoreductase — translation MAKIVLAGGTGNLGHLLLPYFKEKDDQIVILSRKKMIKHHPGVEFIVWDGLTEGDWTKSLDDADVLINLSGASINRRFNRKNREILYNSRIQPTKLLAKVIERHSNPPKLWVNFSGVSIFNGASGLQDEESVAYGKDFLAKLTQDWEAACLHSSTPNTKKVILRMSPLLSKNSGILEELIPLAKLGLAGTIGSGNQMMPWIHEEDFVRLIDWIIRQEDPAEIFHACSPNPETNKHFMEVLRKAVGRSFGLPLPTPLAKLGALVKGTDSSLLLETVPVTTIVTLKNGFKFNFPYLHDAIKTLIK, via the coding sequence ATGGCAAAAATTGTATTAGCAGGCGGGACGGGTAATTTAGGACATTTACTCCTTCCTTATTTTAAGGAGAAAGATGATCAAATTGTCATCCTTTCTAGGAAGAAAATGATAAAACATCACCCAGGCGTCGAATTCATAGTCTGGGATGGCCTGACTGAAGGTGATTGGACAAAGTCTCTCGATGATGCCGATGTTTTGATTAATCTTTCTGGCGCTTCGATAAATCGGAGGTTTAATAGGAAAAATAGAGAAATACTTTATAATTCACGAATACAGCCAACGAAGCTCTTGGCAAAAGTAATCGAAAGACATTCGAATCCGCCCAAGTTATGGGTTAATTTCTCGGGGGTCTCTATTTTTAATGGAGCAAGTGGTCTTCAAGATGAAGAAAGTGTTGCATACGGGAAAGATTTCTTAGCGAAACTGACGCAAGATTGGGAGGCTGCATGTCTGCATTCCTCTACCCCAAATACGAAGAAAGTTATCCTCCGTATGAGTCCCTTGTTATCAAAGAATTCAGGGATATTGGAAGAATTAATACCATTAGCAAAGTTAGGCCTTGCTGGGACAATTGGATCGGGTAATCAAATGATGCCCTGGATTCATGAGGAAGACTTTGTTCGATTAATCGATTGGATAATACGACAAGAGGACCCAGCAGAGATTTTTCACGCTTGCAGCCCAAATCCTGAAACGAATAAGCATTTCATGGAAGTTTTAAGAAAAGCAGTAGGTCGGTCATTTGGGTTGCCACTGCCTACTCCGCTAGCAAAACTAGGAGCGTTAGTAAAAGGTACAGATTCCAGTTTACTGCTAGAAACAGTGCCTGTAACAACAATTGTTACGCTAAAAAACGGCTTTAAATTTAATTTTCCCTATCTTCATGACGCTATAAAAACTTTGATAAAATAA
- a CDS encoding phytoene desaturase family protein yields MDAYDAIVVGSGPNGFAAAILLQQQGLKTLLMEGADTLGGGMRTKELTLPGFKHDICSAVHPMALASPFLSSLPLEQHGLKFIYAPYEVAHPIDPKHAAILHRDLKHTAELLGKDSRAYQTLFQPFVDQWEELANDILGPLRIPRNPLLMAKFGLKALPSTSSIAKTFKTEEAKALWAGLCAHGIQPLDNLTTAAVGMVLGTIGHRYGWPMIQGGSQALADALASLFRAIGGEVQTGIWLEDMAQLPKHRVLLLDLTPKQLLAIKGLNLRSGYRNQLSRYRQGMGVFKMDWALSDPIPFHNPEVGKASTVHLGGTLEEIASAEYLTGLGRIPDRPYVLLSQQSVFDPSRAPEGKQTAWAYCHVPHGSTADCSQIIENQIERFAPGFKDTILARHSFNTQQMESYNPNYVGGDINGGLMDLGQLYTRPNFSLTPYRTSNSKVYLTSSSTPPGGGVHGMCGFHAARIALADHFQIKVTL; encoded by the coding sequence TTGGATGCATACGATGCCATAGTTGTAGGATCTGGGCCAAATGGCTTTGCCGCTGCAATATTACTTCAGCAACAGGGTTTGAAGACGCTTCTGATGGAAGGAGCGGATACCCTAGGTGGTGGAATGCGAACGAAGGAGCTTACTCTTCCTGGTTTCAAACATGATATTTGTTCGGCCGTACATCCTATGGCGCTTGCGTCGCCCTTTTTATCTTCGCTTCCCTTAGAGCAGCACGGTTTAAAGTTTATTTATGCTCCTTACGAGGTTGCTCATCCTATAGATCCTAAACATGCTGCAATACTACATCGGGATTTAAAACATACTGCCGAACTTCTTGGAAAGGATAGTAGGGCTTATCAAACTCTTTTTCAACCGTTCGTTGATCAATGGGAAGAATTGGCTAACGATATACTCGGCCCGTTAAGAATTCCGAGAAACCCTTTATTAATGGCAAAGTTTGGTTTGAAGGCATTGCCTTCAACTTCAAGCATTGCGAAGACGTTTAAAACGGAAGAAGCAAAAGCACTGTGGGCAGGACTTTGTGCACACGGCATTCAACCGCTAGATAATCTTACTACAGCAGCTGTCGGGATGGTTTTAGGAACGATAGGGCATCGATACGGCTGGCCAATGATTCAAGGGGGCTCCCAGGCACTAGCAGATGCGCTAGCGTCTTTATTTAGGGCAATCGGAGGCGAAGTACAGACTGGCATATGGCTAGAAGATATGGCACAACTACCGAAGCATCGTGTCTTGCTCTTGGACTTAACCCCGAAACAGTTATTGGCAATTAAAGGTTTAAATCTCAGAAGTGGATATCGAAATCAATTGTCTAGGTATCGACAAGGTATGGGGGTGTTCAAGATGGACTGGGCATTGTCTGATCCTATTCCTTTTCATAATCCTGAAGTCGGAAAAGCCTCGACAGTACATCTGGGAGGAACATTGGAAGAGATTGCTTCCGCTGAGTATCTAACCGGCTTAGGAAGAATACCAGACAGACCTTATGTTTTACTTTCACAACAAAGTGTATTTGATCCTTCGCGAGCACCTGAAGGGAAACAAACAGCTTGGGCTTACTGTCATGTTCCACATGGATCAACAGCCGATTGTTCGCAGATTATTGAAAACCAGATTGAACGATTTGCTCCAGGATTTAAGGATACGATTCTTGCAAGACATAGTTTCAATACACAGCAGATGGAAAGTTATAACCCTAATTATGTTGGGGGAGACATCAATGGCGGATTGATGGATTTGGGACAGCTCTATACACGACCAAATTTCTCTTTAACTCCCTATAGAACCTCCAATAGCAAGGTATACTTAACGTCCTCATCAACTCCTCCAGGTGGAGGAGTACACGGTATGTGTGGTTTCCACGCAGCAAGGATCGCATTAGCGGATCATTTCCAAATTAAGGTAACTCTATAA
- a CDS encoding acyl-CoA dehydrogenase family protein, which yields MSEEIKNKAIKGGEFVIRETPYTDIFIPEEFDEEAQMIRQTCVDFLDTEVLNKLDRIDAQEEGLMQGLMDKAGELGMLGVSIPEEYGGFGKSFNTSMLVADAVGGGFSFAVALSAHTGIGTLPILYYGNAEQKAKYIPKLGTGEWKAAYCLTEPNSGSDANSGRTSAKLNAEGTHYLINGQKMWITNGGFADIYIVFAKIDDDKNLTAFIVEKDFGGITMNPEEHKLGIKGSSTRQIFFNDCAVPVENMLSERENGFKIAVNILNIGRIKLGAATIGSARSVLSTAINYANERVQFNLPISKFGAIRYKMAESAIRLFANESAAYRAGQNIDDAYDALIEGGMDQAKAKLKSVEQFAIECAIIKVWCSEMLDYVVDEGVQIYGGMGYSAEAPMERAYRDARINRIFEGTNEVNRLLVVDMLLKRAMKGEIDLMGPATAVASELMSIPDFGEEDETAFATEKKIIANLKKTGLMIAGAAVQKLMMSLSKEQEILMNISDIIGYVYVAESALLRAEKLHYSVGGDKAAYAADMAKVYLYSAVDKVNIAGKEALYSFAEGDELNMMLVGLRRFTKAQPFNVKEARQRIAKKLIEENKYCF from the coding sequence ATGTCTGAAGAAATTAAAAACAAAGCAATTAAAGGTGGTGAGTTCGTTATCAGAGAAACACCTTATACGGATATATTCATTCCTGAAGAGTTCGACGAAGAGGCGCAAATGATTCGCCAGACTTGTGTAGACTTTTTAGATACTGAAGTATTAAACAAATTAGATCGTATTGATGCGCAAGAGGAAGGTTTAATGCAAGGTCTGATGGACAAAGCGGGTGAGTTGGGCATGCTTGGCGTATCTATTCCAGAGGAATATGGTGGCTTCGGTAAAAGCTTCAACACTTCAATGCTTGTTGCAGATGCTGTAGGTGGTGGTTTTTCTTTCGCAGTAGCCCTGTCTGCACATACAGGAATCGGAACATTGCCTATTCTTTATTACGGAAATGCAGAGCAGAAAGCGAAGTATATTCCAAAATTAGGTACAGGCGAATGGAAAGCGGCATATTGTTTAACAGAGCCGAACTCAGGATCAGATGCCAACTCTGGCCGTACATCCGCGAAATTAAATGCAGAAGGAACACATTATCTGATCAATGGTCAAAAGATGTGGATTACAAATGGTGGATTCGCCGATATATATATCGTATTTGCAAAGATTGATGACGATAAAAATCTAACAGCTTTTATTGTTGAGAAGGACTTTGGCGGAATAACGATGAACCCAGAAGAGCATAAATTAGGGATTAAAGGTTCTTCAACTCGCCAGATTTTCTTTAATGACTGTGCGGTTCCGGTAGAGAACATGCTTTCTGAACGTGAAAATGGATTTAAAATCGCCGTAAATATTCTAAATATCGGCCGCATTAAGCTTGGTGCAGCTACGATTGGATCTGCACGTTCGGTATTATCCACAGCAATTAATTATGCTAACGAACGTGTACAATTTAATTTGCCGATATCAAAATTTGGAGCGATTCGTTATAAGATGGCAGAATCAGCGATTCGTTTGTTTGCCAATGAGTCTGCGGCTTATCGCGCGGGACAGAATATCGATGATGCATACGATGCATTAATTGAAGGGGGCATGGATCAAGCAAAAGCAAAATTGAAATCGGTAGAACAATTTGCGATTGAATGTGCGATCATCAAAGTGTGGTGTTCAGAGATGTTGGATTACGTAGTAGACGAGGGTGTTCAAATTTACGGAGGTATGGGCTATTCAGCTGAAGCGCCAATGGAGCGTGCTTATCGTGATGCACGTATTAATCGAATCTTTGAAGGCACAAACGAAGTAAATCGTCTATTAGTAGTTGATATGTTATTGAAGCGTGCAATGAAAGGAGAAATCGACTTAATGGGACCAGCGACTGCCGTTGCGAGCGAGTTAATGTCAATTCCTGATTTCGGAGAAGAAGATGAAACAGCTTTTGCTACAGAAAAGAAAATTATCGCTAATCTAAAGAAGACAGGTTTGATGATTGCAGGAGCTGCTGTTCAGAAATTAATGATGTCGCTATCCAAGGAACAAGAGATTCTGATGAATATCTCCGATATTATAGGTTATGTATATGTTGCTGAGTCTGCTTTGCTACGTGCAGAGAAATTACATTACAGCGTAGGAGGTGATAAAGCGGCTTATGCGGCAGACATGGCTAAAGTATATTTATATTCTGCCGTTGATAAAGTAAACATTGCAGGAAAAGAAGCGTTATATTCTTTCGCAGAAGGGGATGAGTTAAACATGATGTTAGTCGGCTTACGTCGCTTTACGAAAGCACAGCCATTCAATGTCAAAGAGGCTCGTCAGCGCATTGCGAAAAAGCTTATTGAAGAAAATAAATACTGTTTCTAG
- a CDS encoding acetyl-CoA C-acyltransferase: MEAYIVAGFRTAVGKAPRGGFRFMRADDLAADVIKHLVGSVPNLNKEEIDDVIVGNAMPEAEQGLNVARLISLMGLETDKVPGVTVNRYCASGLETIATATAKIKAGMADVIIAGGVEVMSGMPFGGWKIVPNPVVAKENPDWYWGMGLTAEAVAHDFNVSREDQDAFALKSHQKAIAAIQNGHLKDGIVPITVKENYLKDGKMATREYVVDTDEGPRADSTLDALAKLRPVFQADGSVTAGNSSQTSDGAAFVLLMSERKMNELGLKPIAKLISYAVAGVPPRIMGIGPIYAIPKALEQAGLKKEDIDLFELNEAFASQSLAVIRELGLPEEKVNVNGGAIALGHPLGCTGAKLTVQVLNELKRQDKKYGMVTMCVGTGQGAAGIFELL; the protein is encoded by the coding sequence ATGGAAGCATACATTGTAGCAGGATTTCGTACAGCGGTGGGCAAAGCCCCAAGAGGTGGTTTTCGCTTTATGCGTGCCGATGATTTGGCGGCCGATGTCATCAAACATCTGGTGGGATCTGTTCCAAATTTAAATAAAGAGGAAATCGACGATGTGATCGTCGGCAATGCGATGCCTGAGGCGGAGCAAGGTTTAAATGTCGCTCGTCTAATCTCTTTAATGGGATTGGAGACGGACAAAGTCCCTGGGGTGACGGTAAATCGTTACTGCGCGTCAGGATTAGAAACGATTGCAACAGCAACAGCAAAGATTAAAGCTGGAATGGCGGATGTTATTATTGCTGGGGGTGTTGAAGTGATGTCTGGGATGCCTTTTGGAGGATGGAAGATTGTCCCGAATCCTGTGGTAGCGAAGGAAAATCCTGATTGGTACTGGGGAATGGGTTTAACAGCTGAAGCTGTTGCGCATGACTTCAACGTTTCACGTGAAGATCAAGACGCCTTCGCCTTGAAATCTCATCAGAAAGCAATCGCAGCCATTCAAAATGGTCATTTAAAAGATGGAATTGTACCGATTACGGTTAAAGAAAACTACTTGAAAGATGGCAAAATGGCAACTCGTGAATATGTCGTTGATACGGATGAAGGTCCTAGAGCGGATAGTACATTAGATGCTTTAGCGAAATTAAGACCGGTATTTCAAGCGGATGGTTCTGTAACTGCGGGTAATTCTTCGCAAACATCCGATGGGGCAGCGTTCGTTTTGTTGATGTCTGAGCGAAAAATGAATGAACTTGGTCTTAAACCTATTGCTAAGTTGATCAGCTATGCTGTCGCTGGTGTTCCTCCTCGAATTATGGGGATTGGTCCAATTTACGCTATTCCAAAAGCTTTAGAACAAGCAGGACTGAAAAAGGAAGATATTGACTTGTTCGAATTGAATGAGGCTTTTGCATCGCAATCACTAGCGGTTATACGTGAGTTAGGATTGCCAGAAGAAAAAGTTAATGTGAACGGTGGTGCAATCGCATTAGGACATCCACTAGGATGTACCGGTGCTAAATTAACGGTTCAAGTTCTAAACGAATTGAAGCGTCAAGATAAAAAATATGGTATGGTGACTATGTGTGTTGGTACCGGTCAGGGTGCTGCAGGTATTTTCGAGTTACTATAA
- a CDS encoding four helix bundle protein: MHDYKRLKIWQKAIELVSDIYKVTCLFPKGEQFNLISQINRAAVSIPSNIAEGAGRNSNKEFIQYLSIAHASTYEVETQLIISRNLGYLEQEDLSGILCNLYEVQKMNYALQKKLRQSV, from the coding sequence ATGCACGATTATAAGCGGTTGAAAATATGGCAAAAAGCTATCGAATTAGTGTCTGATATTTATAAGGTCACTTGCCTTTTTCCGAAAGGAGAGCAATTTAATTTGATTAGTCAAATAAATAGGGCAGCGGTATCCATCCCTTCCAATATTGCCGAAGGGGCAGGAAGAAATTCGAATAAGGAATTTATCCAATATTTGTCAATAGCACATGCGTCGACATACGAAGTAGAAACACAGTTAATAATATCGAGAAATTTAGGCTATTTAGAACAGGAAGACTTGTCAGGAATACTTTGCAACTTATATGAAGTTCAGAAAATGAACTATGCTTTGCAAAAGAAACTACGTCAATCAGTCTAA
- a CDS encoding 3-hydroxyacyl-CoA dehydrogenase/enoyl-CoA hydratase family protein, translating to MNRHIKRVAVLGSGVMGSRIACHFANIGVEVLLLDIVPRELLPAEEAKGLTFESPVVRNRIVNSSLDTAIKSNPAPLFSKSFVKRISTGNFEDDMHKIAQVDWVIEVVVERLDIKKSVFDQVEKYRKPGTLITSNTSGIPIHLMEEGRSEDFKTHFCGTHFFNPPRYLQLLEIIPTPNTKKEVVDFLMEFGDEMLGKTVVLCKDTPAFIGNRIGVYSMLALTHLVEKMNLTVEEVDKYTGPAMGHPKSATFRTADVVGLDTLVNVANGLAQNAPNDEAKGVFQLPAFITKMVENKWLGEKTKKGFYEKVKDANGNSEILSLNLKTFEFGTQQKVKSATLEATKAVEDIRKRMKVYEQGTDKAAELFRAMHYPLFEYVSKRVPEITDDFFRIDDAMRAGFGWEIGPFEVWDALGVRETIEKIKKEEKRLPGQDGEVASWVHDMLAAGFESFYKVENGVRHFYDIASKSYKPIPGTEDLIVLDHIRDTKTIWKNSGVSIIDLGDGIINCEFHTKMNTIGGDVIQGINKAIDLAEKEYRGLVISNDGKNFSAGANIGMIFMMAVEQDYDELNMAIRMFQNTSMRIRYSSIPVVVAPFQLALGGGCEFSMHADFVQAHAETYMGLVEFGVGVIPGGGGSKEFALRASDEYKEDQITQNTLKDRFLTVGQAKVSTSAVEAYELGYLEKGKYAITMNRARLLADAKAKAIELADEGYIQPAPRNDIKVLGNQGLGIVYVGASSMRAGNYISDHDKKISEKLGWVMCGGDLSAPTEVSEQYLLDLERKAFLELCGERKTLERIQHMLTKGKALRN from the coding sequence ATGAATAGACATATTAAAAGAGTAGCTGTATTAGGATCCGGGGTAATGGGATCGCGAATTGCTTGCCACTTTGCTAATATAGGTGTGGAGGTTTTATTATTGGATATTGTTCCACGTGAGCTTTTGCCTGCCGAAGAGGCCAAAGGCTTGACCTTCGAGAGTCCAGTTGTTCGCAATCGTATTGTAAACAGCTCATTGGACACGGCTATCAAGTCGAATCCAGCGCCTTTATTCAGCAAGTCTTTTGTAAAGCGGATTTCTACTGGAAATTTCGAGGATGATATGCATAAGATTGCGCAGGTAGACTGGGTTATTGAAGTTGTTGTAGAACGGTTGGATATCAAAAAATCAGTTTTCGACCAAGTCGAGAAATACCGCAAGCCAGGGACGTTGATTACATCAAATACCTCAGGTATACCAATCCATTTAATGGAGGAAGGACGTTCGGAAGATTTTAAAACCCACTTTTGTGGAACCCACTTTTTCAATCCACCACGCTATTTACAATTATTAGAGATAATCCCAACGCCAAACACCAAGAAAGAAGTTGTTGATTTCTTAATGGAGTTTGGAGATGAGATGTTAGGTAAGACAGTAGTTTTATGTAAAGATACACCAGCATTTATTGGTAACCGTATCGGTGTTTACTCTATGCTTGCACTTACGCACTTAGTGGAGAAAATGAACCTGACGGTTGAAGAGGTCGATAAATATACTGGCCCTGCAATGGGACATCCTAAATCGGCAACCTTCCGTACGGCAGATGTTGTTGGTTTAGATACGTTGGTCAATGTTGCGAATGGTCTTGCTCAGAACGCTCCCAATGATGAGGCAAAAGGCGTATTTCAATTGCCTGCCTTTATCACCAAAATGGTAGAAAATAAGTGGTTAGGTGAGAAAACAAAGAAAGGCTTTTACGAGAAAGTGAAGGATGCAAATGGGAATTCCGAAATCCTTTCATTGAACTTAAAGACTTTTGAATTTGGAACACAGCAAAAGGTTAAATCTGCTACATTGGAGGCAACGAAAGCCGTAGAAGACATTCGTAAAAGAATGAAAGTCTATGAGCAAGGTACAGACAAGGCTGCAGAACTGTTCCGTGCAATGCATTATCCTTTGTTTGAATACGTTTCTAAACGTGTTCCAGAAATTACTGACGATTTCTTCCGTATCGATGACGCTATGCGTGCAGGATTCGGTTGGGAAATTGGTCCATTCGAAGTATGGGATGCACTAGGCGTTCGAGAAACGATTGAAAAAATTAAGAAAGAAGAGAAACGTCTTCCAGGTCAAGATGGTGAAGTCGCTAGTTGGGTTCATGATATGTTAGCCGCAGGATTCGAATCGTTTTATAAAGTAGAAAATGGCGTTCGTCACTTCTATGATATTGCTTCCAAATCGTACAAACCTATTCCAGGAACGGAAGATTTGATCGTCTTGGATCATATCCGAGATACAAAAACAATCTGGAAAAATTCCGGGGTGTCTATTATCGACTTAGGTGATGGTATTATCAATTGTGAATTCCATACAAAGATGAACACAATTGGTGGTGATGTCATTCAGGGGATCAATAAAGCGATCGATTTAGCCGAAAAAGAATATCGCGGATTAGTGATCAGCAATGATGGTAAAAACTTCTCCGCTGGAGCTAATATCGGAATGATCTTCATGATGGCAGTAGAGCAAGACTACGATGAGTTGAACATGGCAATCCGTATGTTCCAAAATACCTCTATGCGCATACGTTATTCATCAATTCCAGTGGTTGTTGCGCCATTCCAATTGGCACTAGGTGGTGGATGTGAGTTTTCTATGCACGCTGATTTTGTTCAAGCGCATGCGGAAACCTATATGGGTTTAGTGGAATTTGGAGTTGGAGTTATCCCAGGTGGTGGAGGCTCGAAAGAGTTTGCTTTGCGCGCATCGGATGAATACAAAGAGGATCAGATTACACAAAATACGTTGAAAGATCGTTTTCTTACTGTCGGACAAGCGAAAGTATCTACTTCAGCAGTAGAGGCGTATGAACTTGGTTATTTGGAAAAAGGTAAATATGCAATTACGATGAATCGTGCGCGACTGTTAGCGGATGCGAAAGCGAAAGCTATCGAGTTGGCCGATGAAGGTTACATCCAACCAGCACCAAGAAATGATATCAAAGTGCTGGGTAATCAAGGTTTAGGGATTGTATACGTTGGAGCTTCTTCTATGCGTGCCGGGAATTACATCTCCGATCATGACAAGAAAATTTCTGAGAAATTAGGTTGGGTCATGTGTGGCGGTGATTTGTCCGCACCAACAGAAGTATCCGAGCAATACCTTTTAGATCTTGAAAGAAAAGCATTCCTAGAGCTTTGCGGCGAGCGCAAAACTTTAGAACGTATTCAACATATGTTGACCAAAGGGAAGGCTTTGAGGAATTAG
- a CDS encoding MarR family winged helix-turn-helix transcriptional regulator — MSQDNTIDYFLKTAWQTVANKYNVIASQHGFTQAAGYILINIHREGTPVSQIANSTGVKTTSLSRVLNNLESLGFIYRETSETDKRSVKVFLTELGREKRGVAKDVVREFNEFLNNSFSDRERTSLIKALAKINELAINYAPESKVAQ; from the coding sequence ATGAGCCAAGATAATACCATAGATTATTTTTTAAAGACAGCCTGGCAGACGGTTGCGAATAAATATAATGTCATTGCTTCACAGCATGGCTTTACGCAAGCTGCTGGATACATTTTAATTAATATTCATCGTGAGGGTACTCCGGTTTCTCAAATTGCCAATTCAACAGGGGTGAAGACAACCTCACTTTCTCGTGTGTTGAACAATTTAGAGAGCCTAGGGTTCATCTATCGAGAAACCAGCGAAACCGATAAGCGTTCTGTCAAAGTGTTCTTAACCGAATTGGGCAGGGAGAAGCGTGGCGTTGCCAAAGATGTTGTTCGCGAGTTTAATGAATTTCTGAACAATTCATTTTCAGACAGAGAGCGTACGAGCCTAATCAAAGCTTTGGCTAAGATTAATGAATTAGCAATAAACTATGCGCCAGAAAGTAAAGTAGCGCAATAA
- a CDS encoding isopenicillin N synthase family dioxygenase, with the protein MALVNIPRLDLTHYTAGTPEQRAQFVQDLGKAFNETGFVTIANHGLSDELIDSLYDNVKTFFGLAENIKRQYEFPELAGQRGYTAKGREKAKDSTTPDLKEFWQRGQTIVGEEYSKTDFPDNPEVTELPSFNITTAEIYKKLEDAGRNLLKAIANYLELPEDYFEKYVVNGNSILRAIHYFPIENPDAISPEAVRAGAHEDINLITLLIGASADGLEVLTKDNEWFPIRAKGKDIVVNVGDMLQRLTNNKLKSTTHRVVNPPREHMGTSRFSVPFFLHPKASMSLASLESCIDAEHPKAYEDYTAGQYLDERLREIGLKM; encoded by the coding sequence ATGGCATTAGTAAATATCCCAAGATTAGATTTAACGCATTATACCGCGGGTACTCCAGAGCAACGTGCTCAGTTTGTGCAAGATTTAGGTAAGGCCTTTAATGAAACTGGCTTTGTAACCATTGCAAACCATGGTCTTTCTGACGAACTAATCGACAGTCTTTATGACAATGTAAAAACGTTTTTTGGCCTAGCAGAAAATATTAAACGCCAATATGAGTTTCCTGAATTAGCGGGACAACGTGGATATACTGCAAAAGGCAGAGAGAAAGCGAAGGATTCTACAACGCCCGATTTAAAAGAATTTTGGCAACGTGGTCAAACGATCGTTGGCGAGGAATACTCAAAAACAGATTTCCCCGACAATCCTGAGGTGACGGAACTTCCATCCTTCAATATAACAACTGCAGAAATCTACAAGAAATTGGAAGATGCAGGCCGTAATCTATTAAAAGCAATCGCGAATTATTTAGAGCTTCCAGAAGATTATTTCGAAAAATATGTAGTGAATGGTAATTCTATTTTACGCGCAATTCACTATTTCCCTATTGAAAACCCAGACGCTATATCGCCAGAAGCGGTACGTGCAGGTGCGCATGAGGACATCAACTTAATTACCTTGTTAATCGGAGCAAGCGCCGACGGTTTAGAGGTATTGACAAAAGACAATGAATGGTTCCCAATTAGAGCGAAAGGAAAAGATATCGTTGTAAATGTTGGTGATATGTTGCAGCGCTTAACAAATAATAAACTTAAATCAACAACCCACCGAGTTGTAAATCCACCAAGAGAGCATATGGGTACTTCTCGCTTTTCAGTTCCTTTCTTTTTACATCCGAAAGCGAGCATGAGTTTAGCAAGTTTAGAATCTTGCATAGATGCAGAACATCCTAAAGCGTATGAAGATTACACCGCAGGACAATATTTAGACGAACGTTTAAGAGAAATTGGCTTAAAAATGTAA
- a CDS encoding MmcQ/YjbR family DNA-binding protein, whose amino-acid sequence MNIEELRDYCISKNAATEETPFGPDTLVFKVMGKVFLLVGLDQFEELSFNVKCDPEYAVELREKYENTVKPGYHMNKKHWNTVHANRQLNDKQLIELIDHSYELIVKALPKSVRLQIEE is encoded by the coding sequence ATGAATATTGAAGAATTGAGAGATTACTGTATTTCCAAAAATGCAGCGACCGAAGAAACACCTTTTGGGCCGGATACGCTAGTCTTTAAGGTGATGGGCAAAGTGTTTCTGCTGGTGGGTTTAGATCAATTTGAAGAGTTAAGCTTCAATGTTAAATGTGATCCTGAATACGCTGTTGAGCTTCGCGAGAAATATGAAAATACTGTAAAGCCGGGTTATCATATGAATAAGAAGCATTGGAATACTGTGCATGCGAATCGGCAATTAAATGATAAGCAACTTATAGAACTTATTGATCATAGCTACGAATTGATTGTAAAAGCGCTTCCCAAATCGGTTAGACTTCAGATTGAAGAGTAG
- a CDS encoding thioredoxin family protein, translating to MNFDEYQRYFEDILENTEKYEVYHNDAEYLNYTKLNWSRMNRWLKKFEPSEEMKACIQRIKDEQHWILITEPWCGDAAHSVAQIYNIVKDNPFIDLDIQLRDTEPFLIDEYLTNGGKSIPKLIIRNDVGHDKIVWGPRPLALQTIFDEMKADGKPFPEIKEAIQRWYNDDKGEEIQKELQAALAE from the coding sequence ATGAATTTTGATGAATACCAGAGGTACTTCGAGGATATTTTAGAAAATACTGAAAAATACGAAGTCTACCATAATGATGCTGAATATCTAAATTACACCAAGTTAAACTGGTCGAGAATGAATAGATGGTTGAAGAAATTTGAGCCATCGGAAGAGATGAAAGCTTGTATTCAGCGCATCAAAGATGAACAACATTGGATTTTGATCACTGAACCTTGGTGTGGTGATGCTGCCCATTCGGTAGCGCAAATCTATAATATAGTAAAAGACAATCCGTTTATTGACTTAGATATTCAATTGCGCGATACAGAACCTTTTCTGATCGATGAGTATTTAACAAACGGCGGCAAATCAATTCCTAAATTGATTATTCGAAATGACGTTGGACATGATAAAATTGTTTGGGGACCTAGACCATTGGCTTTGCAGACAATTTTTGACGAGATGAAAGCAGATGGAAAGCCCTTCCCAGAAATTAAAGAGGCTATTCAACGCTGGTACAATGACGATAAAGGCGAAGAAATTCAGAAAGAGTTACAAGCAGCCTTGGCTGAATAA